One genomic segment of Panicum virgatum strain AP13 chromosome 2N, P.virgatum_v5, whole genome shotgun sequence includes these proteins:
- the LOC120661695 gene encoding uncharacterized protein LOC120661695, with protein MKLRFHLLVLCVIIIFLVYNMANFQHKQTSLEAKSRPFDTVTVSDRAAVKVSKKPVARIGYLPHGIVESNSDVELKPLWLTTNAQSQKSKQNDQSLIAIAAGINQKKSVDAIMKKFLPENFTAILFHYDGNVNGWNDLPWSKSVIHIAASNQTKWWFAKRFLHPAVVSMYKYIFLWDEDLEVDNFNPRRYLNIVKSEGLEISQPGLDSKLSEIHHRITVRKKSGSFHRRVSRANKECSREGPPCSGWVEGMAPVFSKSAWQCVWHLIQNDLIHGWGIDYKFGYCAQGDRTKNIGVVDSEFIVHRGVQTLGGSTITKDGTQGKNAQLLRQKAAQAQKTRGRPAGLDMRTKIRRKSRSELRDFQKRWDRAAREDRTWVDPFARSRRKHRNRTPQ; from the exons ATGAAACTGCGGTTCCATCTATTGGTCCTGTGCGTGATCATCATATTCCTGGTGTACAACATGGCTAACTTTCAACATAAGCAGACATCG TTGGAAGCAAAATCTCGACCATTTGATACTGTGACG GTGTCTGACAGAGCTGCTGTTAAGGTGTCCAAAAAACCTGTTGCAAGAATTGGTTATTTGCCCCATGGTATAGTGGAGTCTAACTCCGACGTGGAGTTGAAGCCATTGTGGCTGACAACAAATGCGCAATCACAG AAGTCTAAACAGAACGATCAGTCTTTGATTGCCATTGCTGCTGGTATAAATCAGAAAAAGAGTGTGGACGCTATTATGAAGAAG TTTCTTCCAGAAAATTTTACAGCTATATTGTTCCATTATGATGGGAATGTCAATGGGTGGAATGATCTGCCATGGAGCAAAAGTGTGATACATATAGCTGCTTCTAACCAGACAAAATG GTGGTTTGCAAAGAGGTTCCTCCATCCTGCTGTTGTCTCCATGTATAAGTACATCTTTCTTTGGGATGAAGATCTGGAGGTGGATAACTTCAACCCAAGAAG ATacttaaatatagttaaatcaGAAGGACTGGAGATATCACAACCAGGTCTTGACTCTAAACTTTCCGAAATTCATCACCGAATAACTGTTCGTAAAAAATCAGGAAGTTTTCATAG GAGAGTTAGTCGGGCTAACAAAGAATGTTCAAGAGAAGGTCCGCCTTGTTCTGG ATGGGTTGAGGGCATGGCACCGGTTTTCTCAAAATCTGCTTGGCAATGTGTATGGCATCTTATCCAG AATGATCTTATCCATGGATGGGGCATTGATTACAAGTTTGGGTATTGTGCTCAG GGTGACAGGACAAAGAATATCGGAGTAGTTGATAGTGAATTTATAGTTCATCGAGGAGTGCAGACATTAGGAGGTTCTACAATAACAAAG GATGGTACTCAAGGGAAAAATGCCCAGCTACTCCGTCAAAAAGCTGCTCAAGCACAAAAAACAAGA GGGAGGCCAGCAGGTCTTGACATGCGAACAAAG ATCCGGAGAAAATCACGATCGGAGCTTCGCGATTTCCAAAAGCGCTGGGACCGGGCCGCAAGGGAAGACAGAACATGGGTCGATCCGTTCGCTCGCTCCCGAAGAAAACACAGGAATAGAACCCCACAATAG